One genomic segment of Longimicrobiales bacterium includes these proteins:
- a CDS encoding metal ABC transporter substrate-binding protein produces MMMTAKNVWILPILMVTGMSPGLADRGDGNPVDQAARAPVQVVATLPVYAAIAHAIGGAEVEVSSIADPNEDSHFVRPKPSYALELRRADLFITTGLDLELWVPALLDKAGNSAVMEGRPGYVTAYTGIELLDIPASADRSQGDVHIFGNPHLHTDPLRALQIARNITVGLKRVASDRATHFDTGLAAYQEETYERVFGSRLVELLGGETLERLALNGGLFGFLENNEFEGAPLSDALGGWLSQAEGLRGTDIVCYHVNWSYFEDRFGVNCIEYVETKPGIPPTPRHVAHLINVMRDNEVPFVVAASYFDRGRVETVAARGDVQSVVVPMQPMSRPGIDTYFDLVDLWVSELVTAIR; encoded by the coding sequence ATGATGATGACTGCAAAGAACGTCTGGATCCTCCCGATCCTAATGGTCACAGGAATGTCGCCAGGTCTCGCTGATCGAGGGGACGGCAATCCGGTCGATCAGGCCGCCCGGGCGCCGGTTCAGGTGGTTGCGACTCTGCCCGTCTACGCGGCGATCGCTCACGCCATAGGCGGAGCTGAAGTCGAAGTGAGCTCGATCGCCGACCCAAACGAAGACTCCCACTTCGTTCGACCGAAGCCCAGTTACGCCCTTGAACTCCGTCGGGCCGACCTCTTCATCACAACGGGCCTCGATCTCGAGCTGTGGGTCCCCGCCCTGCTGGACAAAGCCGGGAACTCTGCCGTGATGGAAGGGCGCCCTGGATACGTCACGGCATACACCGGAATCGAACTACTCGACATCCCCGCCTCGGCCGACCGCAGCCAGGGCGACGTGCACATCTTTGGGAACCCCCACCTGCACACCGATCCACTTCGGGCGCTGCAGATCGCGCGAAACATCACGGTCGGCCTGAAGCGCGTCGCGTCCGACCGCGCAACCCACTTTGATACGGGCCTCGCCGCCTACCAAGAGGAAACATATGAGCGCGTTTTTGGCTCTCGTCTCGTCGAGCTTCTGGGCGGCGAGACCCTCGAGCGACTCGCCCTGAACGGTGGCCTCTTCGGATTTCTTGAAAACAATGAATTCGAGGGTGCCCCGCTATCTGATGCCCTCGGTGGATGGTTATCGCAGGCGGAGGGACTTCGGGGGACCGACATCGTCTGCTATCACGTGAATTGGTCCTATTTCGAGGACCGCTTCGGTGTGAACTGCATCGAGTACGTGGAGACGAAGCCTGGGATTCCTCCCACGCCCCGGCATGTCGCTCATCTCATCAACGTCATGCGAGACAACGAGGTACCCTTCGTGGTCGCAGCCAGCTACTTCGACCGTGGGCGAGTCGAGACCGTTGCAGCCCGAGGAGATGTCCAGAGCGTGGTGGTCCCGATGCAGCCCATGTCCCGGCCAGGGATCGACACATATTTTGACTTGGTCGATCTCTGGGTGAGCGAACTCGTGACCGCAATACGATGA